A section of the Clostridium felsineum DSM 794 genome encodes:
- a CDS encoding DUF362 domain-containing protein codes for MKLVKTKKNTNNKNTAVVYMTENISAEALMDIYEAIGRKANGKVAVKISSGEPGGHNFLSPNLIAPLVKSVAGTIVECNTAYGGGRANTDSHLKVLKDHGFTAIAPVDVMDADGSISIPVSNGKHLKEDIVGSHFADYDFVINLAHFKGHAMGGFGGVLKNMSIGIASSRGKSLIHTAGKEATGFGLNTPQDDFLESMAEAAKAVADYKGDNIVYINVMNKLSVDCDCDSHPADPEMKDIGILASLDPVALEQACVDLVYEAPDGKALIERMESRHGIHTVEHAEEMGMGTRNYDLYRI; via the coding sequence ATGAAATTAGTAAAAACTAAGAAAAATACTAATAACAAAAATACAGCAGTTGTTTATATGACAGAAAATATTAGTGCAGAGGCATTAATGGATATTTACGAGGCCATAGGAAGAAAAGCAAATGGTAAGGTAGCTGTTAAAATATCCAGTGGTGAGCCAGGAGGTCACAACTTTCTTTCACCAAATTTAATAGCACCATTAGTGAAATCAGTTGCAGGTACTATTGTAGAGTGTAATACAGCATATGGTGGAGGACGTGCAAACACAGATTCACATCTAAAAGTTTTAAAAGATCATGGATTTACAGCTATTGCGCCAGTTGATGTTATGGATGCTGATGGCTCTATTAGTATTCCAGTGTCTAATGGAAAACATCTAAAAGAAGATATAGTTGGGTCACATTTTGCTGATTATGATTTTGTAATTAACCTGGCTCATTTTAAAGGACATGCTATGGGCGGTTTTGGTGGAGTTCTTAAGAATATGTCAATAGGAATTGCATCATCAAGGGGTAAAAGTTTGATTCACACAGCAGGTAAAGAAGCAACAGGATTTGGCTTGAACACACCACAGGATGATTTCTTAGAATCTATGGCTGAAGCAGCGAAAGCAGTTGCAGATTATAAGGGTGACAACATTGTTTATATAAATGTTATGAATAAACTATCTGTAGATTGTGATTGTGATTCTCATCCAGCAGATCCAGAAATGAAGGATATAGGAATACTTGCATCTTTAGATCCAGTTGCATTAGAGCAAGCATGTGTTGATTTAGTGTATGAAGCACCAGATGGAAAAGCACTTATTGAAAGAATGGAATCAAGACATGGAATTCATACTGTAGAACATGCAGAGGAAATGGGAATGGGAACTAGAAATTATGACTTGTATAGAATATAA
- a CDS encoding aldo/keto reductase produces MKQKKLGFGCMRLPLTNSQDQTSIDLPQFCKMIDTFLQKGFTYFDTAYMYHNYVSETMVREALVKRYPRDSYTITTKLPTMMLKTKDDMEHIFNEQLEKCGVEYFDYYLLHCLNKANYAIAQKLDSFRFIEDKKNEGKIRKIGFSYHDNSELLDEILTAHPEVEFVQLQLNYLDWDNSNIQSRKCYEICKKHDKPVIVMEPIKGGMLAKVPEEVEKMFKSYASQLSVASWAIRFAATHENVMMVLSGMSSCEQLEDNVSYMENFKPLDEEEMNIIDKAVDTINSSIAIPCTACQYCVEGCPKRIPIPKYFELYNYFTQFGTASNSLLHYKNFANNHGRASDCIACRQCENHCPQHLHIVDNLKKISAEFDK; encoded by the coding sequence ATGAAGCAAAAAAAATTAGGTTTTGGATGTATGAGATTACCACTTACAAATTCACAGGACCAAACAAGCATTGATTTACCACAATTTTGTAAAATGATAGATACATTTTTACAAAAGGGCTTCACATATTTTGATACAGCATATATGTACCATAATTACGTAAGTGAGACTATGGTAAGAGAGGCCTTAGTAAAGCGTTATCCTAGAGATAGTTATACTATTACAACAAAGCTTCCAACTATGATGTTAAAAACAAAAGATGATATGGAGCATATTTTTAATGAGCAACTAGAGAAGTGTGGAGTAGAATATTTTGATTATTATTTGCTTCATTGTTTGAATAAAGCAAATTATGCAATAGCACAAAAGTTGGATAGCTTCAGATTTATTGAAGATAAGAAAAATGAAGGTAAAATTCGTAAAATTGGTTTTTCTTATCATGATAATTCAGAACTTTTAGATGAAATACTTACAGCACATCCAGAGGTTGAATTTGTACAACTTCAATTAAACTATTTGGATTGGGATAATTCAAATATTCAATCTCGTAAATGTTATGAGATATGTAAAAAGCATGATAAACCGGTTATTGTTATGGAGCCAATCAAAGGAGGAATGCTTGCAAAAGTACCAGAAGAAGTAGAGAAGATGTTTAAAAGCTACGCATCTCAATTGTCTGTAGCCTCTTGGGCAATACGTTTTGCAGCAACTCATGAAAATGTAATGATGGTACTTTCAGGTATGTCGAGTTGTGAACAATTAGAGGATAATGTAAGCTATATGGAAAACTTTAAACCTCTTGATGAAGAAGAAATGAATATAATAGATAAAGCAGTGGATACAATAAATTCAAGCATAGCTATCCCATGCACAGCCTGTCAATATTGCGTTGAAGGGTGTCCAAAGAGAATACCTATTCCGAAGTATTTTGAATTATATAATTACTTTACTCAGTTTGGCACCGCATCTAATTCGTTATTGCATTATAAAAACTTTGCAAATAATCATGGTCGTGCATCTGACTGCATTGCTTGTAGACAATGTGAAAATCACTGTCCACAACATTTGCATATTGTAGATAATTTGAAAAAAATTTCAGCGGAATTTGATAAGTAG
- a CDS encoding radical SAM protein gives MSIKDTIEKNTKQVIVNKIVDYLGKNPEKNVGKIFEAIKMLTKDESSLSQIEFVENYYNNDKCKHEYIQDILKNTNTKCLKKFFSNFFANATWYAGPKRQKYMDEEDTKIPFVMLLSPSMRCPLHCKGCYASSFSKKDDIPPEEVDRIIGEARDLGIYYIIILGGEPFFNDYLLDIYEKYDDIMFTPFTSGLLLNEKIADRLKKCGNVIPMLSIEGFEEDTDARRGKGTYQKVLKAMDMLNERGILFGVSSAVTRTNIKTVLSDEFTDMLVEKGSKMSWYFLFMPVNGEDEDFNMMLTGEQRDYLGRRSREIRANKKYFTIDFFNDAPYVGGCIAGKYYFHVNSKEDVEPCIFSHFSTVNLKGRHLIDAFRDPFFKRLRAIQPYNKNMLRPCMMIDNTEVIINVCKQVGAKPDDAGADKMLNDVEFHEKLKNTSKEFKPYAEKTWKEFFKEKGNENFSKG, from the coding sequence ATGAGTATAAAAGATACTATAGAAAAAAACACCAAACAAGTTATTGTAAATAAAATAGTTGATTATCTTGGGAAAAACCCAGAAAAAAATGTAGGCAAAATTTTTGAAGCTATTAAAATGTTAACTAAAGATGAGTCTTCATTATCCCAAATCGAATTCGTTGAAAACTATTATAACAACGATAAATGTAAGCATGAATACATTCAAGATATTTTAAAAAATACAAATACAAAATGTTTAAAAAAGTTCTTTTCTAACTTTTTTGCAAATGCTACTTGGTATGCAGGTCCTAAAAGACAAAAGTATATGGATGAAGAAGATACAAAAATACCTTTTGTAATGCTCTTAAGTCCATCTATGAGATGTCCGCTTCATTGTAAGGGGTGTTATGCTTCAAGTTTTAGCAAAAAAGATGATATTCCACCAGAAGAAGTTGATAGAATTATAGGAGAAGCAAGAGATCTTGGAATTTATTATATTATTATTTTAGGTGGAGAACCATTTTTTAACGATTATCTTTTGGATATTTATGAAAAATATGATGATATAATGTTTACCCCGTTTACTAGTGGACTTTTACTTAATGAAAAAATTGCAGACAGGCTTAAAAAATGTGGAAATGTAATACCTATGCTTTCAATTGAAGGATTTGAAGAAGATACTGATGCACGTAGAGGTAAAGGCACATATCAAAAAGTGTTAAAGGCAATGGACATGCTTAATGAAAGAGGAATATTATTTGGTGTATCATCAGCAGTTACACGAACTAATATAAAAACAGTACTTAGTGATGAATTTACTGATATGTTGGTTGAAAAAGGTTCAAAAATGAGCTGGTATTTTTTATTTATGCCTGTTAATGGGGAAGATGAAGATTTTAATATGATGCTTACAGGAGAACAAAGAGATTATCTTGGAAGAAGATCAAGAGAAATAAGGGCTAATAAAAAGTATTTTACTATAGATTTCTTTAATGATGCACCATACGTAGGTGGTTGCATTGCAGGTAAATATTATTTTCATGTTAATTCAAAGGAAGATGTAGAACCATGTATATTTTCACATTTTTCAACTGTTAATTTAAAAGGAAGACATTTAATAGATGCCTTTAGAGATCCGTTTTTTAAGAGGTTAAGAGCTATACAGCCGTATAATAAAAATATGTTAAGACCATGTATGATGATTGATAATACAGAAGTTATAATAAATGTTTGTAAGCAGGTTGGAGCAAAGCCAGATGATGCAGGAGCAGACAAAATGCTTAATGATGTTGAATTTCATGAAAAATTAAAAAATACATCAAAAGAATTCAAACCATATGCTGAAAAAACTTGGAAGGAATTCTTTAAAGAAAAGGGAAATGAAAACTTTTCTAAGGGATAA
- a CDS encoding carboxymuconolactone decarboxylase family protein: MNRIEEGKKVERQLWGEEKVDALKATDPEFYEIMERFIYGEVWQHGKLDEKLREIVTIAVNVTNQTIDQLGEHVEAALNIGLTPVEVKETLYQCTPYVGFSKVQKAIKVTNEVFLKKGVELPLKGQSTTTEDNRIHKGIEVQKAIFGGEHIDVMRANAPDNLKHIQDYLSGYCFGDICGRNGLDAKKREIITFSVISALGGCENQLRAHIAGNAAVGNTKEILLDVITQCMPYIGFPRTLNAIACINEVLA; encoded by the coding sequence TTGAATAGAATAGAAGAAGGTAAAAAAGTAGAAAGGCAGTTATGGGGAGAAGAAAAGGTTGATGCTTTAAAAGCTACAGATCCTGAATTTTATGAAATAATGGAAAGATTTATATATGGTGAAGTTTGGCAGCATGGAAAGCTGGATGAGAAATTACGTGAAATAGTAACAATTGCAGTTAATGTAACAAATCAAACTATAGATCAATTAGGAGAACATGTTGAAGCTGCGCTTAATATAGGGTTAACACCAGTAGAGGTAAAAGAGACTCTATATCAATGTACGCCATATGTTGGATTTTCAAAAGTGCAAAAAGCTATAAAAGTTACTAATGAGGTTTTTTTGAAAAAAGGAGTTGAACTTCCGCTGAAGGGTCAGTCTACAACTACAGAAGATAATAGAATACATAAGGGAATTGAAGTGCAAAAAGCTATATTTGGAGGAGAACATATAGATGTTATGAGGGCAAATGCGCCAGATAATTTAAAACATATTCAAGATTATTTATCTGGATACTGTTTTGGCGATATATGCGGAAGGAATGGGTTAGATGCAAAAAAAAGAGAAATCATAACATTTAGTGTTATTTCAGCACTAGGAGGATGTGAAAATCAATTACGTGCACATATTGCTGGAAATGCAGCTGTTGGGAATACTAAAGAAATTTTATTGGACGTAATAACGCAATGCATGCCGTATATTGGATTCCCAAGGACTTTAAATGCTATAGCTTGTATAAACGAAGTATTAGCTTAA
- a CDS encoding MBL fold metallo-hydrolase: protein MLYIVVFLVLLLVGIILFLNLAPTFGGNPSREQKELYKDLNNYSKGKFVNEIPTSMRMGFVDILSMLKDSFAGGKERSPQSEITVESINWDKIKAERNSITWLGHSSFLLSIDNKKILVDPMLGNIASPVSFVGSKKYRYSESMEKIFNEMVSIDAVFISHDHYDHLDYKSIVKLKDKVSHFFVPLGVGSHLIRWGVSKEKITEVNWWNEIKYKNLTIALVPSRHFSGRGIFNSNTTLWGGWVIIGENIRLYISGDGGYGPHFKKIGEKYGAFDLTLIEGAQYDRRWANIHMLPEQAVKANLDLRGKKMMLMHWGAFTLAFHGWSEPIERALLEAKKSEVNLVVPKIGKTLFIDSELNTSICSWWK, encoded by the coding sequence ATGCTGTACATAGTAGTATTTTTAGTTTTGTTATTAGTAGGTATCATACTATTTTTAAATCTAGCACCTACTTTTGGTGGAAATCCAAGTAGAGAACAAAAAGAATTATATAAGGATTTAAATAATTATAGTAAAGGTAAATTTGTTAATGAAATTCCAACAAGTATGCGTATGGGATTTGTTGATATACTATCCATGCTTAAGGATTCTTTTGCAGGGGGAAAAGAGCGTAGTCCACAAAGTGAAATTACGGTTGAATCAATTAATTGGGATAAAATCAAAGCTGAAAGAAACAGTATAACTTGGCTTGGACATTCCTCGTTTTTATTGAGTATTGATAATAAAAAAATATTAGTCGATCCTATGTTAGGCAACATTGCTTCACCAGTTTCATTTGTTGGTAGTAAAAAATATAGGTATAGTGAAAGCATGGAGAAGATTTTTAATGAAATGGTAAGTATTGATGCTGTATTTATTTCACATGATCATTATGATCATTTAGATTATAAGTCTATTGTGAAATTAAAAGATAAGGTATCGCATTTTTTTGTTCCACTTGGAGTAGGATCACATTTAATTAGATGGGGTGTTTCAAAAGAAAAAATTACCGAAGTTAATTGGTGGAATGAAATAAAGTATAAAAATTTAACTATTGCACTTGTACCTTCAAGGCATTTTTCAGGTAGGGGAATATTTAATTCAAATACTACACTGTGGGGTGGTTGGGTAATTATAGGTGAAAATATACGTTTATATATAAGTGGAGATGGTGGATATGGACCGCATTTTAAGAAAATTGGAGAAAAATATGGTGCATTCGATTTAACTTTAATTGAAGGTGCGCAGTATGATAGGCGTTGGGCAAACATACATATGTTGCCAGAACAAGCTGTTAAAGCGAATTTAGATTTAAGAGGTAAAAAGATGATGTTGATGCATTGGGGAGCATTCACCTTAGCTTTTCATGGGTGGAGTGAACCTATTGAAAGGGCATTATTAGAAGCAAAAAAATCAGAAGTTAATTTAGTTGTACCTAAAATCGGAAAAACTTTGTTTATAGATTCAGAATTAAATACGTCTATTTGTTCGTGGTGGAAGTAA
- a CDS encoding MalY/PatB family protein, whose amino-acid sequence MKYNFDEVINRKNTNCVKWDSDLESDILPMWIADMDFKVADPIIKALEDRVKHGVFGYADIPEAYYKAEIKWWEKRHNFRIKKEWIEVTTGVIPALSAAVQAFTEPGDKVLIQSPVYNYFNTSITNNKCSIVLNELNYNGRSYEIDFEDFEKKASDPKVKIFILCNPHNPIGIAWRKDTLERLGEICLRHNVVVVVDEIHRDLVYKERTHMPFASISKGFLMNSITCTAPSKTFNLAGLKTSNIIVANEEYRKKINRSLNINETIEPNIFGIEGLIAAYNYGEEWLSQLLEYLEGNLNFLISFIDSKLPGLKVVKPSATYLIWIDCRKLGISSKEFCYRLLHDGKLRISDGSIYGKGGEGFIRINIACSRTILEEGLNRLAKVVNLFN is encoded by the coding sequence TTGAAATATAATTTTGATGAAGTCATTAATAGAAAAAATACAAACTGTGTTAAATGGGATTCGGATTTGGAAAGTGATATTTTACCAATGTGGATAGCGGATATGGATTTTAAGGTGGCAGATCCAATAATTAAAGCTTTAGAGGATAGAGTTAAGCATGGAGTTTTTGGATATGCGGATATTCCAGAGGCTTACTATAAAGCTGAAATTAAATGGTGGGAAAAAAGGCATAATTTTAGAATAAAAAAAGAATGGATTGAAGTAACTACGGGGGTTATACCAGCATTATCAGCAGCAGTACAGGCATTTACAGAACCTGGAGATAAAGTTCTAATTCAGTCACCAGTTTATAATTACTTTAATACATCCATAACCAATAATAAATGCAGTATAGTATTAAATGAACTAAATTATAATGGTAGAAGTTACGAAATTGACTTTGAAGACTTTGAAAAAAAAGCTTCTGATCCGAAGGTGAAAATTTTTATTTTATGTAATCCTCATAATCCAATTGGAATAGCTTGGAGAAAAGATACTTTAGAGCGATTAGGAGAAATATGCTTAAGGCATAACGTAGTGGTAGTAGTAGATGAAATTCATAGAGACTTAGTGTATAAAGAAAGAACACACATGCCATTTGCTTCAATTAGCAAAGGCTTCTTAATGAATTCTATTACATGTACAGCACCAAGTAAAACATTTAATCTTGCAGGACTTAAGACATCAAATATAATAGTAGCTAATGAAGAATATAGGAAGAAAATAAATCGTTCCTTAAATATAAATGAGACAATTGAACCTAATATTTTTGGGATTGAAGGCCTAATTGCTGCATATAACTATGGAGAAGAATGGTTAAGTCAGTTATTAGAATATCTAGAAGGTAATTTGAATTTCTTGATTTCTTTTATTGATAGTAAATTACCAGGCTTGAAGGTTGTAAAACCAAGTGCTACTTATCTAATATGGATTGATTGTAGAAAACTTGGCATAAGTTCAAAAGAGTTTTGTTACAGATTACTTCATGATGGAAAATTAAGAATAAGTGATGGAAGCATATATGGTAAAGGTGGAGAAGGCTTTATAAGAATAAATATAGCTTGTTCAAGAACTATTTTAGAAGAAGGTTTAAATAGATTGGCAAAAGTTGTAAATTTGTTCAATTGA
- a CDS encoding DUF3737 family protein, whose protein sequence is MNVIEKEIFEGERPLYKSFDVLIKECEFLPGESAIKESRNIKAINCNFKDKYPFWHNNKVEIQDCYFSEDSRAAIWYTSDLLMNNCKVDAPKIFRDGENITITNTVMDTEETLWDCKNVKIVDSEFKGNYLLLHGENIELTNFKLDGNYSFQHVKGGIVRNCVIKSKDAFWNTENITVYDSVLEGEYLAWYSKNLKLVNCTIIGTQPLCYAENLILENCKMINTDLCFEYTSVQADVTTIIDSVKNPTSGVIKAEGIKELILDDPKLDHSKTEIITKA, encoded by the coding sequence ATGAACGTTATAGAAAAAGAAATATTTGAAGGAGAACGTCCTCTGTATAAATCTTTTGATGTTTTAATAAAGGAATGTGAATTTTTGCCAGGGGAATCAGCTATTAAAGAAAGTAGAAATATTAAGGCTATTAATTGCAATTTTAAGGATAAATATCCATTTTGGCATAATAATAAGGTTGAAATTCAAGATTGTTATTTTTCAGAAGATAGTCGTGCTGCAATTTGGTATACAAGTGATCTTTTAATGAATAATTGCAAAGTTGATGCACCTAAAATTTTTAGAGACGGTGAAAATATTACAATTACTAATACTGTAATGGATACAGAAGAAACCTTATGGGATTGTAAAAATGTTAAGATAGTTGATTCGGAATTTAAAGGTAATTATTTATTATTACACGGTGAAAATATAGAACTTACTAATTTTAAATTGGATGGTAATTATTCTTTTCAACATGTAAAGGGTGGTATTGTCAGAAATTGTGTTATAAAATCAAAAGATGCTTTTTGGAATACTGAAAATATTACAGTATATGACTCTGTTTTAGAAGGAGAGTATTTAGCTTGGTATTCTAAAAATTTAAAGCTTGTTAACTGCACAATTATTGGTACACAGCCATTATGTTATGCAGAAAATTTAATATTAGAAAATTGTAAGATGATAAATACTGATTTATGTTTTGAATATACATCTGTACAAGCTGATGTTACAACTATAATTGATAGTGTTAAGAATCCAACGAGTGGTGTTATAAAAGCAGAAGGTATTAAAGAACTTATATTAGATGATCCAAAGTTAGATCATTCTAAAACTGAAATTATTACAAAAGCTTAA
- a CDS encoding flavodoxin — translation MDLKDKKCLIAYFSRKGNNYVDGGIKNLAVGNTEVAAEIIRKVIDGDIFCIDSVKEYPKDYTEATNVAKEELNLNARPNLSDKVENMEDYDVIILGYPNWWGTMPMPVFTFLEEYNFSGKTILPFCTHEGSGLGHSEKDIKKVCSNSDILSGLAIRGSSVNAAEKSIVSWLENNLSDI, via the coding sequence ATGGATTTAAAAGATAAGAAATGCTTAATAGCTTACTTTTCACGCAAAGGGAATAATTATGTTGATGGAGGTATTAAAAACTTAGCAGTTGGAAACACAGAAGTAGCAGCAGAAATTATAAGAAAAGTAATAGATGGAGATATTTTTTGCATAGATTCAGTAAAAGAATATCCCAAAGATTATACAGAGGCAACAAATGTTGCTAAGGAAGAATTGAATCTAAATGCTAGGCCAAATCTTTCAGATAAGGTAGAAAATATGGAGGATTATGATGTTATAATTTTAGGATATCCTAATTGGTGGGGAACTATGCCAATGCCAGTGTTTACATTCTTAGAGGAATATAATTTTTCGGGAAAAACAATTCTTCCATTTTGTACACATGAAGGAAGTGGACTAGGGCATAGTGAAAAAGACATAAAAAAAGTTTGTTCAAATTCTGATATTTTAAGTGGTTTGGCAATACGTGGCAGCAGTGTAAATGCAGCAGAAAAAAGTATTGTTAGTTGGCTTGAAAATAATTTAAGTGATATTTAG
- a CDS encoding MerR family transcriptional regulator: protein MSYSIGEVAQKLNLSTSTLRYYDKEGLLPFVKRNSSGIRTFSDEDLKSLHIIECLKNTNMPIKDIKTFIDWCSKGDSTLEERYNMFIERRKIVEEQMANLKHTLETIDYKCWYYKTALDAGTEKIHKSIPSKDTIKNNASA from the coding sequence ATGTCATATTCAATTGGTGAGGTTGCCCAAAAATTAAATTTAAGCACCTCTACTCTTCGTTACTATGATAAAGAAGGTCTTCTGCCTTTTGTTAAACGTAATAGCTCTGGCATACGTACATTTTCTGATGAAGATTTAAAATCACTTCATATAATAGAATGTCTTAAAAATACTAATATGCCAATAAAAGATATAAAAACTTTTATTGATTGGTGCTCTAAAGGAGATTCTACCTTAGAGGAAAGATATAATATGTTTATTGAACGACGAAAAATTGTTGAAGAACAAATGGCAAATCTCAAACACACCTTAGAAACTATAGATTACAAATGCTGGTATTACAAAACTGCTCTTGATGCAGGAACAGAAAAAATCCATAAGAGTATTCCTTCAAAGGATACAATAAAAAATAACGCATCTGCTTAA
- a CDS encoding aldo/keto reductase, protein MKKRILGKSGLEVSAVGLGCMGMTHGFGEPSDEKEMLKVIRGAFDVGITMFDTAECYQNDDGTIYNETLVGEALKPFRKEVVIATKCGIKVIDGKQVLDAREETIRNSLEGSLRRLQTDYVDLYYLHRVDPNTPIEVVANTMKELIKEGKIKHWGLSEAGLETIEKAHTICPLTVVESEYSMIWRQPEGGLLDLLERLEIGFIPFAPLGKGFLTGTIDTNQTFEKNDTRSKQPRFKKENMEFNKTLVDLIKRIAEEKTATPAQIALAWVMSQKPWIVPIPGSRKLSRVHENVKAAEVKLTEKDLIEIRKALNSIELRADRWDPNSANAKRIGK, encoded by the coding sequence ATGAAAAAAAGAATTTTAGGGAAAAGTGGATTAGAAGTATCTGCTGTAGGACTAGGATGTATGGGAATGACACATGGTTTTGGAGAACCTTCAGATGAAAAAGAAATGCTTAAAGTAATTCGTGGGGCTTTTGATGTAGGTATAACAATGTTTGATACAGCTGAATGTTATCAAAATGACGATGGTACTATATATAATGAAACCTTGGTAGGGGAAGCTCTTAAACCATTTCGAAAAGAGGTTGTTATTGCAACAAAATGTGGAATAAAGGTTATAGATGGGAAACAAGTTCTTGACGCAAGAGAAGAAACTATAAGAAATTCTTTAGAAGGATCTTTAAGAAGATTACAAACTGATTATGTAGATTTATACTATTTACATAGAGTTGATCCTAATACACCAATTGAAGTTGTAGCAAATACTATGAAGGAACTTATTAAAGAAGGAAAGATAAAACACTGGGGACTTTCAGAAGCAGGATTAGAAACAATAGAAAAGGCGCACACTATATGTCCGTTAACAGTTGTTGAAAGCGAATATTCTATGATTTGGAGACAACCAGAGGGTGGTTTATTGGACTTATTAGAGAGATTAGAAATAGGATTTATTCCATTTGCTCCATTAGGAAAAGGTTTTTTAACTGGGACTATTGATACAAACCAAACTTTTGAAAAAAATGATACAAGAAGTAAACAGCCTCGTTTTAAAAAAGAAAATATGGAGTTCAACAAAACTTTAGTTGATTTAATAAAGAGGATAGCAGAAGAAAAAACTGCAACACCAGCACAAATTGCATTAGCTTGGGTAATGTCACAGAAGCCATGGATTGTACCAATTCCAGGAAGTAGAAAATTAAGTCGTGTTCATGAAAACGTTAAAGCAGCAGAAGTTAAACTAACAGAAAAAGATTTAATTGAAATAAGAAAAGCCCTGAATAGTATTGAATTAAGAGCTGATCGTTGGGACCCTAATTCAGCTAATGCAAAAAGAATAGGCAAGTAA
- a CDS encoding aldo/keto reductase — MSDNKKLGFGCMRLPMKSGTVGMNGEVDYEEFKKMIDKFIDEGFNYFDTAHGYISGKSETAIRDCLVKRYPREAYTLTDKLTGTYFNREEDIKIVFNDQLEKTGVEYFDYYLMHALNSEFYKKFEKCNAFEVVKRLKEEGKIKHIGISFHDKPEVLELILSEHPEIEVVQIQFNYADYDNPSIESYKVYKVCERYDKPVIVMEPIKGGGLINLPDTAKKILDELKGGSYASYAIRYAASFKKIFKVLSGMSDFSQLEDNVRYMKDFKPFTEEEFLAIEKVREILKNQDNIACTACRYCVEGCPKDILIPDLFACYNAKRQYKDWNSNMYYVNSTRGRGKASECIKCGKCEKICPQHLKVRKHLEEVAAVFEK; from the coding sequence ATGTCAGATAATAAAAAGTTAGGTTTTGGATGTATGCGCCTTCCAATGAAAAGTGGAACGGTTGGAATGAATGGCGAAGTTGATTATGAAGAATTTAAAAAAATGATTGATAAGTTTATTGATGAAGGCTTTAACTATTTTGATACAGCACATGGTTATATTAGTGGAAAGAGTGAAACGGCAATAAGAGATTGTTTAGTTAAAAGATATCCTAGAGAAGCTTATACGTTAACAGATAAATTAACAGGGACCTACTTTAATAGGGAAGAAGATATTAAAATTGTTTTTAATGATCAATTAGAAAAAACAGGTGTGGAGTACTTTGATTATTATTTGATGCATGCTTTAAACAGTGAGTTTTATAAAAAATTTGAGAAATGTAATGCCTTTGAAGTAGTAAAGAGGTTAAAGGAAGAAGGAAAAATTAAGCATATAGGTATTTCCTTTCATGATAAGCCAGAGGTGTTAGAACTTATATTAAGTGAGCATCCCGAAATAGAAGTAGTTCAAATTCAATTCAATTATGCAGATTATGATAATCCAAGTATTGAGAGCTATAAAGTTTATAAAGTATGCGAAAGATATGATAAACCTGTTATTGTTATGGAACCAATCAAAGGCGGCGGACTTATTAATTTGCCAGATACAGCAAAGAAAATATTAGATGAATTAAAGGGAGGAAGTTATGCAAGCTATGCAATTCGTTATGCAGCTTCATTTAAGAAAATATTTAAGGTATTAAGCGGCATGAGCGATTTTTCACAATTAGAAGATAATGTTAGGTATATGAAAGATTTTAAGCCTTTTACAGAAGAAGAATTTTTAGCAATTGAAAAAGTAAGGGAAATTCTAAAGAATCAAGATAATATTGCATGTACAGCCTGTAGATATTGTGTGGAAGGATGTCCTAAAGATATACTAATTCCAGATTTATTTGCGTGCTATAATGCAAAACGACAATACAAAGATTGGAACAGTAATATGTATTATGTAAATAGTACTAGAGGAAGAGGGAAAGCTTCTGAGTGTATTAAATGTGGTAAATGTGAAAAAATTTGTCCTCAACATTTAAAGGTTAGAAAACATTTAGAAGAGGTTGCAGCTGTATTTGAAAAATAG